A genomic region of Cannabis sativa cultivar Pink pepper isolate KNU-18-1 chromosome 1, ASM2916894v1, whole genome shotgun sequence contains the following coding sequences:
- the LOC115706501 gene encoding uncharacterized protein LOC115706501 has product MEASTKCICFLAFLVILGINELSLQVHGAGECGKRTSPDNEAFKLAPCAYAAQDENASVSSRCCAQVKKLGQNPACLCAVMLSNTARSSGVKPEVAVTIPKRCNIDSRPVGYKCGEYTLP; this is encoded by the exons ATGGAGGCCTCAACCAAATGCATTTGCTTTCTAGCTTTTCTTGTAATTTTAGGGATCAATGAGCTGAGTTTGCAGGTTCATGGGGCTGGTGAGTGTGGGAAACGTACTTCCCCTGACAACGAGGCTTTCAAGCTAGCACCATGTGCATATGCAGCGCAAGATGAGAACGCTTCAGTTTCCAGCCGATGCTGTGCTCAGGTGAAAAAGCTTGGCCAGAACCCGGCCTGCCTCTGCGCTGTCATGCTTTCCAACACTGCAAGAAGTTCCGGGGTGAAGCCAGAAGTGGCTGTGACCATTCCCAAGCGATGCAACATTGATAGCCGCCCTGTTGGTTACAAGTGTGGAG AGTACACTTTGCCTTGA
- the LOC115706499 gene encoding uncharacterized protein LOC115706499, with amino-acid sequence MSSGGGTSVHITALDGIVNVNSLFTLAVFIGLAWNPKDPSNSLIDDPTCNPGPSVAEDLIAFHVYSFSSFLFSSLIAVGLKQGIRICRSPAYHPVGILCRINRSILRVGMLISGIGSVCGCGFLMLALINVVQIKLGTLGCGSSHTYAAVVPLVIFVPAALLIYISIVLYAFFSR; translated from the coding sequence ATGTCTTCCGGTGGTGGTACGAGCGTCCACATCACGGCCCTAGACGGCATCGTTAACGTGAACTCTCTCTTCACCTTAGCCGTCTTTATCGGCCTTGCCTGGAACCCAAAGGACCCGTCTAACTCCCTCATCGACGACCCTACCTGCAACCCAGGTCCCTCTGTCGCCGAGGACCTCATCGCCTTCCATGTCTACTCCTTTAGCTCATTCCTCTTCTCCAGCCTCATCGCTGTCGGACTCAAACAAGGGATCCGGATTTGCCGGAGCCCCGCCTACCATCCCGTTGGGATCCTCTGCCGGATCAACAGGTCTATTCTCCGGGTCGGAATGCTCATCTCTGGTATCGGTTCAGTCTGCGGCTGCGGATTCCTCATGTTGGCTCTCATCAATGTGGTCCAGATCAAGCTCGGTACCCTGGGTTGTGGCAGTTCTCACACCTACGCTGCTGTAGTCCCGCTCGTGATCTTCGTCCCGGCCGCGCTTCTGATCTATATCTCCATTGTTCTGTACGCTTTCTTCAGTCGCTAG
- the LOC133034923 gene encoding uncharacterized protein LOC133034923, protein MEDVGGGSDDDSDSSVQIIETLDEIGEIYGGEAVDEGPIDEAHTNSTYQDDDDGGGYEEDDDLDNLVSDEEDGPVLKKKHIEFDPHFKPKNIKFELGREFPTVEQLSEALNEHFISIDRQYKYINNDRLRIRVVCKGEGYKWLMYARRMRDDYTTMRINKFEEEHSCGILWEKRLVDADWITKEFLEKFRANLAMSFGDFKKANLEGKYSKLNSWTFYRAKNKAMAKIHGTVKDQYVILHDYCAQLVKFNPGSVAFIITSLVNDIRFFERVYICLAACKSGFKFHKPIIRLDGCFLKGYCRGMLLAAIGINGNNNMFPLAYAVVEKENTNSWTWFAQLLKEDLDVQDIGFFIFISGRQKGLERALGTIYEGSEIRFCVRHLYANFKKEFLGWLLKQQLWACARATTVEEFKRKMNKLKETNAAAFDWFSKKSQSEWTKSHFRTSTKCDMLLNNLCESFNSTILD, encoded by the exons ATGGAAGATGTTGGTGGAGGAAGtgatgatgatagtgattctagTGTCCAAATTATTGAGACATTGGATGAAATTGGAGAAATTTATGGAGGTGAAGCTGTAGATGAAGGCCCAATAGATGAGGCCCATACCaattcaa CTTaccaagatgatgatgatggtggaGGATATGAAGAGGATGATGATTTGGACAACTTGGTTAGTGATGAAGAAGATGGACCAGTGCTTAAAAAGAAACACATTGAATTTGATCCACACTTCAAGCCTAAAAATATCAAGTTTGAATTGGGAAGGGAATTCCCTACTGTTGAGCAATTGAGTGAAGCATTAAATGAGCATTTCATCAGCATTGACAGGCAgtacaaatatattaataatgatAGGTTGAGAATTAGAGTTGTATGCAAAGGAGAAGGCTATAAATGGTTAATGTATGCTCGGAGGATGAGAGATGATTACACTACAATGCGAATCAACAAATTTGAGGAAGAACACAGCTGTGGAATTTTATGGGAGAAAAGGCTAGTAGATGCTGATTGGATTACAAAAGAGTTCTTGGAGAAGTTCAGAGCAAATCTAGCCATGTCATTTGGTGATTTCAAGAAAGCAAATCTTGAGGGTAAGTACTCTAAACTCAACTCCTGGACTTTTTATCGAGCTAAGAACAAAGCTATGGCCAAGATACATGGAACGGTTAAAGATCAATATGTTATTCTGCATGATTATTGTGCACAATTAGTAAAATTTAATCCTGGTAGCGTAGCTTTCATCATAACAAGTTTAGTGAATGATATAAGGTTTTTCGAAAGGGTTTACATATGCCTTGCAGCATGTAAATCTGGTTTCAAGTTCCACAAGCCCATCATCAGGTTAGATGGGTGCTTTTTGAAAGGATATTGTAGGGGTATGTTGCTTGCAGCCATTGGTATTAATGGAAACAACAACATGTTTCCTCTTGCATATGCTGTAGTTGAAAAGGAAAACACTAATAGTTGGACTTGGTTTGCGCAACTACTGAAAGAGGACCTAGATGTACAAGACATAGGATTCTTCATTTTTATTTCAGGCAGACAAAAGGGGTTGGAAAGGGCTTTAGGAACAATTTATGAAGGTTCTGAAATACGATTTTGTGTTAGGCATCTTTATGCCAACTTCAAGAAGGAGTTTCTTGGATGGTTGTTGAAGCAACAATTATGGGCTTGTGCTAGAGCTACTACAGTGGAAGAATTCAAAAGGAAAATGAATAAATTGAAGGAGACTAATGCAGCAGCTTTTGATTGGTTTTCCAAAAAGTCACAATCTGAATGGACCAAGTCCCACTTTAGGACTTCCACTAAGTGTGATATGTTGCTGAATAATCTTTGTGAGAGTTTCAATTCAACCATTCTGGATTGA